The window ATCTGCCGCCTCAAGCTGGAACAGCCTGCGGGCGGGGGAACTTTCCCGTTATGCTGATTAGCATAATTGCGGTTCAGGTTTTCAAAACCTTCAAAGGGTTCATCCTTGGGGAGTATGAGGCAGTCCCTTGGATCGCCCCGCTTTGCCAGGGCCACAATAGGCAAATCCTTTGGGGTATCTGCAGCCATGTCCTTGAGGCTGTGGACGCAGAGGTCAACTTCATTCCTGGCAAGGGCGTCTTCCAATGCACCAGTAAAGATGGCTTTGCCGTTCCCGGTATTTTCCAAAGCGAGATTGGGTTTTAGATCCCCCAAGGTCTTCATGGTTACCAATTCAAGTTTGAGTTCGGGGTGGGAACGGGCAATGGCATCCATGACGATTCGGGTTTGGGCAATTGCCAGGGCGCTTTCCCTGCTGCCTATGCGAATCAGATTCTTCATGGTATTTTTTCGCCCCTCAGCATGCGGGTTATGAGCTCATCAATAACGGGAAGGGTTTTTTCCGGACCCTGGGCTTTCCTGAGCCTTCGCCTTTCTTCGCCCAAGAATTGCAATTCTTCTGCCCAGTCCTCGGGCCACTCTTCTTCAAGCTCTTCTTTGAGGCGGGCAGTGAAACGGGGGCAATGGCCTGAACTGCTTAAGCCTGTCACCAGATCCCCCCGGCGCACTATGGCAGGAAAGAAGAAGGTGCAGGCCGAAGGATCGTCGGCAACATTCACGGGAATACCCAGAGCTTGGGCATCTGTTGAAACGCGATGGTTTATCACTTTGTCGCTGGTGGCGGCGATGACGAGCCTCATGCCGCGTATATCTTCAGGGCCGGAATAGGGCCGCTTTAAAACTGTTACCGCGTCTTCCAGTGCCAGGGCTTCCAGGAGATCCGAAGCGTCGCTGGCTATGGCTATGACCGTTGCGCCGAAATCGAGGAGGGTTTGAATTTTGCGGACCGCGACAGGGCCGCCGCCTATAACTGCGCAAGGGAGCTTTTCAAGATTGATAAAAAGGGGAAAATGAGCCACAGGCTATTATTGCCCTATGGCTTCTTCTGCCGCAAGCCCTTTGGAAATCAAAAAACTTTTGAGCACCGGCTCTGCTGTTGCAAGGGAAACTATGACATAGCTGAGGGAAGGGTCGAAGGCAAGGCGTATATCTTCATTCGAGGGGCGGGAGGGCGTGGAAGGATGGCTGTGGAAGTTGCCGAGGAGGGCCCAGCCTTTTTTGCGTATCTCCTGAATCGCCTTGAACTGATCCTCCGGGGCCATGGAAAAATGCTCGGGGCTCTGATCCAGGTTTTTGAGGCAGTATACCCCCAGGACGGTTTTTTCATCCCCCTGCGCCAGGCCGGCCAAAAGGCCGCAGGCTTCGTTGGGCAAGCCTGATCGGGCATGGGCCAAAATTTGATCCTGAGCGGCTTTGGGAAGAATCAGCATGAACCGCCGCCCATATAATAGAGGAATTCCAGCACCGCACCCTCTTTTACGATAGTGGTATCGAAATTCGCCCTGAGGAGCATCTCGTCATTGAGCTGGACGCTCACATATTCGGGCTGCTCAACCTTGATTTCCCCCAGGAGTTTTGAGACGCTCATTTCCCCGGGGATTTCCACCGGTTTTCCGTTGGCTGTGATTTTCACTCTATTGTCCTTATATCATACTAAAACTAG is drawn from Leadbettera azotonutricia ZAS-9 and contains these coding sequences:
- the thiS gene encoding sulfur carrier protein ThiS, producing MKITANGKPVEIPGEMSVSKLLGEIKVEQPEYVSVQLNDEMLLRANFDTTIVKEGAVLEFLYYMGGGSC
- a CDS encoding M67 family metallopeptidase; the encoded protein is MLILPKAAQDQILAHARSGLPNEACGLLAGLAQGDEKTVLGVYCLKNLDQSPEHFSMAPEDQFKAIQEIRKKGWALLGNFHSHPSTPSRPSNEDIRLAFDPSLSYVIVSLATAEPVLKSFLISKGLAAEEAIGQ
- a CDS encoding precorrin-2 dehydrogenase/sirohydrochlorin ferrochelatase family protein — encoded protein: MAHFPLFINLEKLPCAVIGGGPVAVRKIQTLLDFGATVIAIASDASDLLEALALEDAVTVLKRPYSGPEDIRGMRLVIAATSDKVINHRVSTDAQALGIPVNVADDPSACTFFFPAIVRRGDLVTGLSSSGHCPRFTARLKEELEEEWPEDWAEELQFLGEERRRLRKAQGPEKTLPVIDELITRMLRGEKIP